The Elaeis guineensis isolate ETL-2024a chromosome 3, EG11, whole genome shotgun sequence region taatatgatgtttaattattattatatataataatattattttgttATATTATATGTTGTAATGTAGCATATTATGTTATAGTATATCTAatagtatataataaaatatggataataaatattatattattacataatattataaattaattatattatattatattatataataatttaatatcttATTATAGGATtagagatattttaaaaataatatgaaaaaaatattttttaaaaaataatttatttatttttatttttattttttatttgatgaataaataCTGTTcacgaaggaaaaaaaaatcccaaCACGAAGACATTGACTCTTAGTCAATTAAAAAGATTTCTTTTTTGTGATGGTAGTCAATTAAAAGTTGGTCAATTTTCTACAACATCTATTCACACTAACGGCAAAAAGAAATCCACGAAGATTCCAGTACCTCTTGGAGGATCTACTTCCAACTATAAGAACCCCATCTTGCCCCATCGCCACTCCCACTCCCCTTGCCAACCCGCAGAGACGCAAAATCCCTATTAATCCCTCTTCTCCCCCAAAAGGAACGTAACactgtaagaaaaaaaaaaaagaaaacgagAGAGAAAAACCACAAAAATGCTGGAGCAAGCGATCCCGTCGATCTGGGCGTCGTTCCATAGCTGGCTCACCCCCGCCGTCCTTTTCGTGCTCCTCAACCTCGTCATCGGCACCATCGCCATCACCTCCAAGGGCAACCGCCGCGACGCCGACGCCGGCGGGGGCGACCCCGCAAGCTATCCCGCTCGCCTTCCCTCGTCCTCGACCGCCTCCGCTCCTTCAACCTCTACCGCTACTGCTCTGGCGACATCCCCCTCGAGACCGCACCCCGCCGTCGGCCCTCCTGTCCGAGCCACTCGAAACCCTCCCCGCCTCGCCGGATCCCGCCATCGCCGCCGAATCCGAGGCCCCGGAGGCCGATCCCGCCGGCGAGGAGCACCACCAAGTCTGCCGGAGCCAGTCGGACGCGCACCCGACGGCGGGAGAGGTGCCGGTGAAGCTGGCGGCGAAGATGAAGAAGTCGGCGAGCGACAAGTCGGCGTTCGCGCACTTCGAGGCCGAGGAGGCGGAGGTCATGATACGGCGGCCGGCGACGGCGAGGGCGAGGACCGGGCGGGAGGAGGAGAACGAGGGAGGAGAGGTGGATGCCCGTGCCGACGACTTCATCAACCGCTTCCGGCAGCAGCTCAAGCTTCAGCGGCTCAACTCCATCATGAAGTACAGGGAGATGCTCAACCGTGGAGCTGGAAATTAAATTTAGCAATTACTGGCTAGTACCATAAAATAATaaccgaatttttttttttttaaagtagggTATTACTTTCGTCTATCTCGAAAAATAGCTGCAGAAAATCTTCTCAGATTATTAGTTTGCTATATTTGTCGTCGCTAGTGGTTATTATTACCTAATGTCCTGAACTTTTTGGCTTGGTTCGTGTTGGTACGTGGTAGCTTTGtaactcatttttattttatatattattatttttttcatttcacgATGTACGGATCAAGAAGGTTATTCTTTGTTGGGTGGTTGCTACTGGTGCCTATCATTTATTATCGCGGTGCTCTTGGTTGCGTTTCGGTGACGGGGGATGCGTGGTTGTCCTGAGAAAGCGGAGAACCAGCTGCAAGTGAACCAGGGCAAATTCCGGAGTATATGTACGGTAGATAATCTACCACGTGATCGAGAATTACTGGAATTATTGGAATACCAGGGATAGTTTTGTAGCGGAGCACTTTCGAGCTTGGATTCCGGAGGTTGGATTTGACCATGGGATGAAAACTGTCTGATAATCTACGGTATCTTTTATATTCTATTCTGATTTTTTTAGACTCTTCTCATATTAGGGTAATATTAGCATTTGTATGTATTGGATATATCGATCGTCTCTCTCACACTATTCACTCTG contains the following coding sequences:
- the LOC105040435 gene encoding LOW QUALITY PROTEIN: pathogen-associated molecular patterns-induced protein A70 (The sequence of the model RefSeq protein was modified relative to this genomic sequence to represent the inferred CDS: inserted 1 base in 1 codon; deleted 2 bases in 1 codon), with product MLEQAIPSIWASFHSWLTPAVLFVLLNLVIGTIAITSKGNRRDADAGGRPRKLSRSPSLVLDRLRSFNLYRYCSGDIPLETAXPPSALLSEPLETLPASPDPAIAAESEAPEADPAGEEHHQVCRSQSDAHPTAGEVPVKLAAKMKKSASDKSAFAHFEAEEAEVMIRRPATARARTGREEENEGGEVDARADDFINRFRQQLKLQRLNSIMKYREMLNRGAGN